The genomic interval TGCGCTGATCCTACGCGGAGGAGAGAGTGTGTTCGTGTACGGCGAGCCCCTTCAGCTGAGCCCCACGAACGCCTTGCGCACGACGCTGGGCAAGGTCGCGCACACCTTCGGGTGGTCATGACGAGTGGCCCCGACGCGAATGCCTGCCATGCTCCGGAGGTGACTGCGCCGGCACCGTCGACATCCACCCGGACCCTGGTCAGCGCGGCCGACGTACAGCAAGAGCTGGCGCGCCTCTTCGGGGGCATGGCCGACCGCGACCTGGTCGTGTCGGTGTACGGCGACGAAGACGCGGAGGGGACGGTGTCGACGTTCCACGAGCTGATGCGCTCGTTCGAGATGCACGGCGGCGAGAACGGTCGCAGCGCGTTCCAGGACGCCATGGTGCAGGCGCCCAACGCCGTCACCATCGAACGCGCGCTGCTGACGCTGGGCCAGGCGGACCTGCAGCGTCGGCTGTTGGACCAGGTGCTCACCACCTTCGGGCACCACCTGATCGACCCGCTGGGTGCCGTGCTGGACGCGGGACCCGACGGTACGTTGATGAGCGAGCTGACGGCCGTGCGCGAGCGCGTCATCGCGGACCTCGCCGCGCTGCAGGTCACGTCGGAGACACGCTCGATCGTCATCCAGGACATCAGCAAGCTGCTGACCAACGACTACCTGGCGATGCTGGCCGAACACGAGGAGCGTGAGCTGCGACCGCGTGTGCGCGAGCTGGCGCAAGAGATCCTGAGGCTGATCGGGGACATCTTCCACAAGGCCCTCGGGCGCTGGCCCGAGCACGCAAAGTCCATCGCGCACGCGGTGCGGCGACGGCTGTCGGGCGAGGTGCGGCTCACCGACCTGCCCCACCTGCTGCGTCAACAGGTGCTGGACGGCATCGAAGAGTTCCTGTGGGTGGAGACGAGCAACGACATCGAGGGCGCGCTGCGGGCGATGTTCGCGTCGCGCAGGAACATCGCGGACAAGCCGCCGCGGCTCGAGCGCAGCGCGTACAAGACGTTCGCGGTGGGGTGCTGGAAGTTGATGACGGAACACGCGTAGCGCGGGGACGACGTGGCGCGGGGGAGCGGGGAGACTGGGGCCAGGGCCCGGTCGCGCAGGCGCTCCCTGCGGTACCTCCCCGTTTTCGGCGCGTCGCTACGCGCCGCTTGAAAACGGGCCCCCCCGACACCCTGGCCCCGGTCTCCCCGCTCCCCGGCGACGTCTCGCGCTGGGAGGGGGGCGCGAGGGGATCCAACGTCGATGCGTGAGACCGGGGGTGGGCGCGGGGGTTCGCGCTCGTGCACGAGGACGGGGACGAGGACGGGGACGAGGACGGGGACGAGGACGGGGACGAGGGCGGGGACGAGGACGGGGACGAGGACGGGGACGGGGACGAGGACGGGGACGAGGACGTGCACTCTCACGAGGACGCGCACGCGCACGCGCACGACGACGAATACGAGCACGGCGACGAGCACGGCGATGGCGACGAGGACGTGCTCGTGTTCGGTGTCGACTACGGGGATGGGGGGGCGGGGCGCTGCATCATGATGCCGGAGGGGGTGGGGGCGAAGCCCATGGAGGCGTAGAGGGCGTGGGCGTCGCGGGTGCCGAGCATGGTGCGGCGGAGGCCGGCGAGCTCGGGGTGGTCGACGAGGTTCGCGACGAGGGCGCGGCCGATGCCTCGGCCTCGGTAGGGGGTGGCGACGAAGACGTCCGCCAGCCAGGCCAGGGTGGCGCCGTCGGTCACGACGCGACCGAAGGCCACCATGGTGCCGTCGGGGACGTAGGCGGCCATCGTGTAGGAGCCCACGACGGCGCGCACGAGCCTGTCCGCGGTGATGTCCGTGGCCCAGTAGCTCTCGTCGCGCAGCCAGCCCAGCAAGCGCGGGAGGTCGAGCTCGGCCGCGACCCCCGAGAAACGAACGCCCGGGTGCTCGAGGAACGGTTCCAGGCGTGGGGCCCAGAGGAGGCGTGCGCGGACCACCGAGGGGGGTGGCTCGGGGTTCGGGATGGGGTGCACGCTGTCCGGCAACGGGCGCAGCGTGGTCTGCGTGAACGGCAGCACGCCCGCCCAGTGGGGCAGCGGCAGGTCGTCGTCGCTGTCCACGGGACCCGCGGCGCGCAGCTTCACGGAGGCCTCGGCCAGCGACAGCGAAACGACGCGCGTGGTGCGCAGCTCCACCGGGTTGGCAGGCCGACACTCACGACTGCGCCCCGGCAACACGTGGTCCACGACGCCGTCGAGCGCGCTGCGCTTCTCGTCCTCGTCCTCCACCTCCCGCAGGCGACCGAAGATGACGGCGCTGCGGTAGTTCATGGAGTGGTGCAGCGCGGAGCGCGCCAGCACCATGCCGTCGACGACGGTGGCGTTGACGCACACCTCCACGTCCTCCGCGCGCGCGCCGCGCAAGAGGGCGTTGCCAATGGCGCCGTGCAGGTAGAGCGTGTCGCCCACGCGCGCAAACGCCATGGGCAACACCACGGGAGCAGGCGAGGCCACGTGGACCACGAGGCACGCGTCGAGCAGGTCGTACAGCGCGCGACGCTCACTCACGGCACGCGCCGCGCCGCGGTGCAGGGTGCTGCGCGGTGTGGGAGAGAGCGGGGCCAGCGAGGGTTGCTTGTTTTCCATGCCAGCAGCGTGTGGCGGAACTGGTACCTACGAAAGGTCCAGTTATGTGAAATCGCACAGACCAGTGGTGGCGCCGTGTCTGCGCAGCTAGCCAGCGGCGCGCGCCGCGGCCCAGCGCGGCCACGCGGGCAGAGAGACCAGCAGCATGCCCACGGCCATGCCCGCCACGCTGCTGTACCCGAGGCAGCGGCACCCGAGGGCGCCCGTGGCCACCACGATGGGGAGACCCGCCGCGAAGAACCCGAATGGGTTCTTGTCGCGCTCGGCCCGCCGGACGAAGGCCAGGCCCACCACCAAGCCGGTCACCGAGCACGCCGGCAAGCACCACGACATGCACGCGTCGCCGACGCACACGTGACCGAACGACTGTACGGCGTGCGTGACCACGAACGGGAGCGCGCCGTAGACCAAGGCAGGACGCACGGCGCGCCCGAAGGAGCCCCCCACGAACACCGCCAGCGCACCCACCACGAAGGTGGCGAGCGCGAACCACGCGGCGCGTGGATCCGAGCCCAGCGCGAGTGCCCCCCCCATGTAGAGCAGCGCAGGCAGCGCATGGAAGAACGCCATGCGC from Sandaracinaceae bacterium carries:
- a CDS encoding GNAT family N-acetyltransferase gives rise to the protein MENKQPSLAPLSPTPRSTLHRGAARAVSERRALYDLLDACLVVHVASPAPVVLPMAFARVGDTLYLHGAIGNALLRGARAEDVEVCVNATVVDGMVLARSALHHSMNYRSAVIFGRLREVEDEDEKRSALDGVVDHVLPGRSRECRPANPVELRTTRVVSLSLAEASVKLRAAGPVDSDDDLPLPHWAGVLPFTQTTLRPLPDSVHPIPNPEPPPSVVRARLLWAPRLEPFLEHPGVRFSGVAAELDLPRLLGWLRDESYWATDITADRLVRAVVGSYTMAAYVPDGTMVAFGRVVTDGATLAWLADVFVATPYRGRGIGRALVANLVDHPELAGLRRTMLGTRDAHALYASMGFAPTPSGIMMQRPAPPSP